A DNA window from Hypomesus transpacificus isolate Combined female chromosome 24, fHypTra1, whole genome shotgun sequence contains the following coding sequences:
- the LOC124486456 gene encoding zinc finger protein 316-like isoform X1: protein MPTYLSSVQTQLASIMDVLAKAAVAEISQLISESSADLRLEISRSIKENEVLRTRMKVMKSELFALRLQKTNANRAGRFSFSKALCRPRSRLAVVDKTDRHGRSSPITITEDERHPTIHKIESTDVESSNCPDVILIKEEDGPEVNFRQHADQAQSQNEEIVAQSVAMGTPELNPSSLMLGNEGPCIISVHSGGDVVQGPTWAAPENSSPFTQPNPQRFPSLAPIHTVNHGSQSQQGHDASRTQMTGMQGSGEAQRRGGASGNGDQATTLAASTEMTPTSSSLARYEGWRQGLDVRTAQPQPHQSPLACSFCEKRFYRRSDLARHRTIHTGEIPITCHLCGKQFVNKTTLNVHMRIHTGEKPFVCSLCGKSFTQNGSLKIHMRTHSGEKPYGCSHCGANFNNPSNLRRHMVTHTDEGNMAL from the exons ATGCCGACGTATTTGTCATCTGTGCAAACACAACTTGCATCGATTATGGACGTGCTTGCGAAAGCAGCCGTTGCAGAGATTAGTCAGCTCATCTCCGAGAGCTCAGCAGACCTTCGGTTGGAGATCTCCCGCAGCATAAAAGAAAACGAAGTCCTGAGGACGAGGATGAAAGTAATGAAGAGTGAGCTCTTTGCCCTACGCCTTCAAAAAACGAACGCAAATCGGGCCGGTCGGTTCTCTTTTAGCAAAGCCCTTTGTAGACCACGTTCAAGACTGGCAG TCGTAGACAAAACAGACCGCCATGGAAGAAGTAGTCCCATTACAATAACAGAGGATGAGAGACATCCGACCATTCATAAAATCGAG TCTACAGATGTGGAGAGCAGTAACTGTCCTGATGTTATCCTAATCAAAGAAGAAGATGGACCTGAGGTTAACTTCAGACAGCATGCTG ATCAGGCCCAGTCCCAAAACGAGGAGATTGTGGCACAGTCGGTTGCCATGGGAACGCCGGAGctcaacccctcctccctgatGTTGGGTAACGAGGGGCCGTGTATTATCAGCGTCCACAGTGGAGGAGATGTGGTCCAAGGGCCGACTTGGGCGGCCCCTGAgaactcctctcccttcacacaacCCAATCCACAGAGGTTCCCTAGTCTTGCACCCATCCACACTGTCAACCACGGCTCCCAATCGCAGCAAGGCCATGATGCTAGCAGAACCCAGATGACAGGGATGCAGGGCAGTGGGGAggctcagaggagaggaggggccagTGGGAATGGAGACCAGGCTACTACCCTGGCAGCCTCAACAGAGATGACCCCAACCTCATCAAGCCTGGCCCGGTACGAGGGCTGGCGACAGGGTCTGGATGTGAgaacagcccagccccagccccatcaGTCACCCCTGGCATGCAGTTTCTGCGAGAAGCGTTTTTACCGGCGCTCGGATTTGGCGCGGCACCGTACTATTCACACGGGGGAGATTCCCATCACGTGCCACCTGTGTGGGAAGCAGTTTGTCAACAAGACGACTCTGAACGTCCACATGCGTATCCACACAGGGGAGAAGCCCTTTGTGTGCTCGttgtgtgggaagagcttcaccCAGAACGGCAGCCTGAAGATCCACATGAGGACACACTCTGGGGAAAAACCCTACGGCTGCTCCCACTGTGGGGCCAACTTCAACAACCCTAGCAACCTGCGCAgacacatggtcacacacactgacgagGGGAACATGGCACTCTGA
- the LOC124486456 gene encoding zinc finger protein 205-like isoform X2 — translation MDLRLTSDSMLAQSQNEEIVAQSVAMGTPELNPSSLMLGNEGPCIISVHSGGDVVQGPTWAAPENSSPFTQPNPQRFPSLAPIHTVNHGSQSQQGHDASRTQMTGMQGSGEAQRRGGASGNGDQATTLAASTEMTPTSSSLARYEGWRQGLDVRTAQPQPHQSPLACSFCEKRFYRRSDLARHRTIHTGEIPITCHLCGKQFVNKTTLNVHMRIHTGEKPFVCSLCGKSFTQNGSLKIHMRTHSGEKPYGCSHCGANFNNPSNLRRHMVTHTDEGNMAL, via the exons ATGGACCTGAGGTTAACTTCAGACAGCATGCTG GCCCAGTCCCAAAACGAGGAGATTGTGGCACAGTCGGTTGCCATGGGAACGCCGGAGctcaacccctcctccctgatGTTGGGTAACGAGGGGCCGTGTATTATCAGCGTCCACAGTGGAGGAGATGTGGTCCAAGGGCCGACTTGGGCGGCCCCTGAgaactcctctcccttcacacaacCCAATCCACAGAGGTTCCCTAGTCTTGCACCCATCCACACTGTCAACCACGGCTCCCAATCGCAGCAAGGCCATGATGCTAGCAGAACCCAGATGACAGGGATGCAGGGCAGTGGGGAggctcagaggagaggaggggccagTGGGAATGGAGACCAGGCTACTACCCTGGCAGCCTCAACAGAGATGACCCCAACCTCATCAAGCCTGGCCCGGTACGAGGGCTGGCGACAGGGTCTGGATGTGAgaacagcccagccccagccccatcaGTCACCCCTGGCATGCAGTTTCTGCGAGAAGCGTTTTTACCGGCGCTCGGATTTGGCGCGGCACCGTACTATTCACACGGGGGAGATTCCCATCACGTGCCACCTGTGTGGGAAGCAGTTTGTCAACAAGACGACTCTGAACGTCCACATGCGTATCCACACAGGGGAGAAGCCCTTTGTGTGCTCGttgtgtgggaagagcttcaccCAGAACGGCAGCCTGAAGATCCACATGAGGACACACTCTGGGGAAAAACCCTACGGCTGCTCCCACTGTGGGGCCAACTTCAACAACCCTAGCAACCTGCGCAgacacatggtcacacacactgacgagGGGAACATGGCACTCTGA
- the smtnl1 gene encoding smoothelin-like 1, translating into MDEVLVNSKDSGSDHGANQTDNNNNDQTEGEVPVQERANPDRASVSEDTEGGDSGQGAEAGGETVTEEGPEPGHGDPEERESEEGREADGGQARRDAEEEEGANPDADTSETHGPKTLIGNRVGKGEEEREDKNSKGQEVVATAEIDKEGADGEEAPKDGGDDTPRRKGEEEEKETAQPGKTEGAKGSDPKNKQVKEKGKIKEGEKQGKAKRKSGPCSSPAAPASAPVSLSRPRASARSVRPSTKKDIIAKFQQGAPETPIPRNFKLQKSAAAVAGGASIKQKILQWCHNKTRNYEGVSIENFSSSWCDGLAFCALVHRFFPDAFDFSTLKAEEREKNFTLAFKTAESMADCCPLLEVADMILMGNRPDPLCVFTYVQALCHHLSKIEKERRDKEEEKKTANDGGEECGRATDGEEMSTEKKEGEVGENGKTGGQEIEDKPDKEFIGDQKNDEGSSAVKVDEEDEKKDSRQLVGAQA; encoded by the exons ATGGATGAAGTATTAGTTAACTCGAAGGATTCCGGGAGTGACCATGGAGCCAACCAGACGGATAACAACAATAACGATCAG ACAGAGGGTGAAGTTCCAGTCCAGGAGAGGGCCAATCCTGACAGAGCGTCCGTGTCGGAGGACACGGAGGGAGGGGATTCTGGGCAGGGGGCGGAGGCCGGTGGAGAGACAGTAACGGAGGAAGGCCCGGAGCCTGGTCATGGAGATCCAGAGGAGCGTGAATCTGAAGAGGGGCGTGAAGCCGACGGTGGCCAGGCTCGGAGAgatgcggaggaggaggagggggcaaacCCTGATGCCGACACATCGGAGACACACGGTCCCAAAACGCTGATTGGAAATAGagtggggaagggagaggaggagagggaggacaagaaTAGCAAAGGGCAAGAGGTGGTCGCGACAGCCGAGATTGACAAAGAGGGAGCGGACGGGGAAGAGGCGCCTAAAGATGGGGGAGACGATACTCCACGGAGAaaaggcgaggaggaggagaaggagacagcgcAGCCGGGGAAGACCGAGGGGGCGAAGGGATCGGACCCCAAGAACAAGCAGGTCAAAGAGAAGGGGAAGatcaaggagggagagaagcaaGGGAAGGCCAAAAGAAAAAGCGGGCCGTGTTCTTCCCCTGCCGCTCCGGCCTCAGCGCCCGTCTCGCTGTCCCGACCCCGCGCCTCGGCCCGCTCCGTCCGGCCGTCCACCAAGAAGGACATCATAGCCAAGTTCCAGCAAGGAGCACCTGA GACGCCAATTCCTCGTAACTTCAAACTGCAGAAGTCGGCTGCGGCGGTGGCAGGCGGGGCGTCGATAAAACAGAAGATCCTTCAGTGGTGTCACAACAAAACACGCAACTACGAG GGTGTATCCATAGAGAACTTTTCATCGTCATGGTGTGACGGGCTGGCGTTCTGTGCCCTGGTGCATCGCTTCTTCCCGGATGCCTTTGATTTCTCCACCCTGaaggcagaagagagagagaagaacttTACCTTGGCCTTCAAGACAGCAGA GTCCATGGCTgactgctgccccctgctggaggtggCTGATATGATCCTGATGGGGAACAGGCCAGACCCTCTGTGCGTGTTTACCTACGTCCAGGCCCTGTGTCATCACCTCTCCAaaatagagaaggagaggagggacaaggaggaggagaaaaagactgCAAACGACGGAGGGGAGGAATGTGGAAGGGCAACGGATGGCGAGGAAATGTCCActgaaaagaaagagggagaagtaGGGGAGAATGGGAAGACCGGGGGCCAGGAAATAGAGGACAAACCGGACAAAGAGTTTATTGGGGACCAGAAAAATGATGAGGGAAGCTCAGCAGTGAAGGTAGACGAAGAGGATGAGAAGAAAGATAGCCGACAGTTAGTTGGTGCACAGGCTTAG